Proteins encoded by one window of Lathyrus oleraceus cultivar Zhongwan6 chromosome 1, CAAS_Psat_ZW6_1.0, whole genome shotgun sequence:
- the LOC127103029 gene encoding uncharacterized protein LOC127103029, protein MPFVIRTPVPLPELRLTHVPIEEVEELKTTMAKLEKENEELKIKLQQIINEKNTMKWELERKDALLQAHVEKFNKEEHKRKKIKVGLEQADHCLDTLKGQLRRAQKECQDNEHWWHLATKENKTIRDTLGAQIKELTNYVRHAKAETDQERQLKNIATEASRVSPMIWEEKCREVRDAKESASYWKNQLESLHQDNSIWLKEREYLIEDYESFKKTIDFLQGDRDKFRAKLDGLVGFCNWEAKELPWKLRDAVEELKEDSTPPAIISFVLLYRGLLKRFKEELEELQARKPAV, encoded by the coding sequence ATGCCATTCGTCATTCGGACACCTGTACCTCTTCCTGAACTTAGGCTCACTCATGTCCCTATTGAAGAAGTGGAGGAACTTAAGACCACCATGGCAAAgctagaaaaagagaatgaagagttgAAGATAAAACTCCAACAAATCATCAATGAGAAAAACACGATGAAGTGGGAGCTTGAGAGAAAGGATGCACTTCTTCAAGCACATGTGGAAAAGTTCAACAAAGAGGAGCATAAGAGAAAAAAGATCAAAGTGGGACTAGAACAAGCTGACCATTGTCTAGATACTCTTAAGGGTCAATTACGACGAGCCcagaaagaatgtcaagacaatgaACATTGGTGGCATCTGGCCACGAAAGAAAACAAGACGATAAGAgatacacttggggctcagataaaAGAACTCACCAATTATGTTCGTCATGCAAAGGCTGAAACAGATCAAGAACGCCAACTCAAGAATATAGCCACCGAAGCTTCTAGGGTTTCGCCCATGATATGGGAGGAAAAGTGTCGAGAAGTAAGAGACGCAAAAGAGTCTGCCAGCTATTGGAAGAACCAGCTAGAGTCATTACACCAAGACAACTCCATATGGTTAAAGGAACGAGAGTATTTGATTGAAGATTACgaatcctttaagaagaccatagaCTTCTTGCAAGGAGATAGGGATAAGTTCCGTGCAAAGCTCGACGGGCTAGTAGGTTTCTGTAATTGGGAGGCTAAAGAATTACCATGGAAGTTAAGAGACGCAGTCGAAGAGTTGAAAGAAGATAGCACTCCTCCAGCCATAATCAGTTTCGTTCTGCTCTATAGAGGGTTGCTGAAGAGATTCAAGGAAGAACTAGAAGAGCTCCAAGCCAGAAAACCTGCAGTTTAA